One genomic region from Phocoena sinus isolate mPhoSin1 chromosome 3, mPhoSin1.pri, whole genome shotgun sequence encodes:
- the PGLS gene encoding 6-phosphogluconolactonase, with translation MASPAPGLISVFSSSQELGASLAQLVAQQAACCLAGARARFTLGLSGGSLVSMLARELPTAAAPAGPASLARWTLGFCDERLVPFEHAESTYGLYRTHLLSRLPIPDSQVITVNPELPVEEAAEDYAKKLRQAFQGDSIPVFDLLILGVGPDGHTCSLFPDHPLLQEREKIVAPISDSPKPPPQRVTLTLPVLNAARTIIFVATGEGKAAVLKRILEDKEENPLPAALVQPRTGKLCWFLDEAAARLLTVPFEKHSTL, from the exons ATGGCCTCGCCGGCCCCCGGCCTCATCTCGGTCTTCTCGAGCTCGCAAGAGCTGGGCGCGTCGCTGGCACAACTGGTGGCGCAGCAGGCAGCGTGCTGCCTGGCGGGGGCCCGCGCCCGCTTCACGCTCGGCCTGTCAGGCGGCAGCCTCGTCTCGATGTTGGCCCGCGAGCTGCCCACCGCCGCTGCCCCCGCCGGGCCCGCCAGCCTTGCGCGCTGGACGCTGGGCTTCTGCGACGAGCGCCTTGTGCCTTTCGAGCACGCCGAGAGCACGTACGGCCTCTACCGG ACCCACCTGCTCTCCAGGCTGCCGATCCCCGACAGCCAGGTGATCACCGTTAACCCCGAGCTGCCCGTGGAGGAGGCAGCTGAGGACTATGCCAAGAAGCTGAGACAG GCATTCCAAGGGGACTCCATCCCGGTTTTCGACCTGCTGATTCTGGGTGTGGGTCCCGATGGCCACACCTGCTCACTCTTCCCAGACCACCCCCTCCTGCAG GAGCGGGAGAAGATTGTGGCTCCCATCAGCGACTCCCCGAAGCCACCTCCACAGCGCGTGACCCTCACACTTCCTGTGCTGAATGCAGCTCGAACTATCATCTTTGTGGCAACTGGAGAAGGCAAGGCAGCTGTTCTGAAG CGCATTTTGGAGGACAAGGAGGAAAACCCGCTCCCCGCCGCCCTGGTCCAGCCCCGCACTGGGAAACTTTGCTGGTTTCTGGATGAGGCAGCAGCCCGACTCCTGACCGTGCCCTTCGAGAAGCATTCCACTTTGTAA
- the NIBAN3 gene encoding protein Niban 3 isoform X3, translating into MDWQSRNRRETAHESTAQQWLPTRSHYPSTDPRGPGCQSTSVFPAWCWAWLDPLGIQSHPARGGCLLHFQGSPGHSSRMGGRPSSPLDKRQQQHLRGQVDTLLRNFLPCYRGQLAASVLWQISRELGPQEPAGCQLLHSKKLPRVREHRGPLTQLQGHPPQWQPIFCVLRGDGRLEWFKHREEYENGDRPLGSVVLTGYTVLTSQSEYLHLLDTLCPEPSGHHTQEEPEPLLEMPVSFPLFLQHPFCRHLCFSAATAEVQHAWRLALQGGIRLRGTVLQRSQAPAARAFLDAVRLYRQQQGHFGDDDVTLGSDAEVLTALLMRELLPALRAQTLPRLRGAGRARAWAWAKQLDAVHAAVLAGASTGLRAFQPEKEELLAALEKTLRPDVDQMLKLRERVLGRLQANVQGPLESCLRRKVDAQLPRVTQTLLSTVEAELTAVQTLLTQGMDRLSRHLRGSPSSTRLRKEVYSFGEMPWDPELMQTCYREAERSRGRLGQLAEPFGFFGTQSLVFGAQDLAQQLMADAVATFLQLADQCLTTALDCDQAAQQLEKVRGRVLKLPCVSCRNSSRIVAQRRGGSSMAGCSASSCPSC; encoded by the exons ATGGACTGGCAAAGCAGGAACCGAAGGGAAACAGCCCACGAGTCCACGGCACAGCAGTGGCTCCCCACCCGCTCCCACTACCCCAGCACTGACCCCAGGGGCCCGGGGTGTCAGTCCACTTCTGTCTTCCCAGCCTGGTGCTGGGCCTGGCTGGATCCTCTTGGGATCCAGAGTCACCCGGCAAGGG gggggtgtTTGCTTCACTTTCAGGGGAGCCCAGGACACAGTAGCAGGATGGGTGGGCGGCCCTCGAGCCCCTTGGACAAGCGACAGCAGCAGCACCTGAGGG GCCAGGTAGACACCTTGCTGAGGAACTTCCTGCCCTGCTACCGCGGGCAGCTGGCAGCCTCGGTCCTGTGGCAGATCTCCCGAGAGCTGGGCCCCCAGGAGCCAGCCGGATGCcagctgctgcacagcaaa AAGCTGCCCCGAGTCCGGGAGCACCGAGGGCCCCTGACCCAGCTGCAGGGCCACCCACCTCAGTGGCAGCCAATCTTCTGTGTCCTGCGCGGGGACGGCCGTCTGGAGTGGTTCAAGCACAGGGAG GAATATGAAAATGGGGACCGTCCCCTGGGCTCCGTGGTCCTGACAGGGTACACAGTCCTGACTTCCCAGAGTGAATATCTCCATCTGTTGGACACTCTCTGCCCAGAACCCTCAG GACACCATACACAGGAAGAGCCTGAGCCCCTCTTGGAAATGCCTGTTAGTTTCCCCCTGTTCCTGCAGCACCCCTTCTGCCGGCACCTCTGTTTCTCTGCAGCCACAGCGGAGGTGCAGCATGCCTGGAGGCTAGCCCTGCAGGGCGGCATCCGGCTTCGAGGCACAG TCCTGCAGCGAAGTCAAGCCCCAGCCGCCCGTGCTTTCCTGGACGCCGTACGGCTCTACCGGCAGCAGCAAGGCCACTTTGGCGACGACGACGTGACCCTAGGCTCGGACGCTGAG GTGCTGACTGCGTTACTGATGCGGGAGCTGCTGCCTGCGCTGAGAGCCCAGACACTGCCCCGCCTGCGGGGGGCCGGCCGCGCtcgggcctgggcctgggccaaG CAACTGGACGCCGTCCACGCTGCAGTCCTGGCCGGGGCCTCCACTGGGCTCCGCGCCTTCCAGCCCGAAAAGGAGGAGCTGCTCGCCGCCCTGGAGAAGACTCTCCGCCCAGACGTAGATCAGATGCTGAAGTTGCGGGAGCGCGTGTTAGGGAGGCTGCAGG CCAACGTCCAGGGTCCCCTCGAGTCGTGCCTGCGCAGGAAGGTGGATGCGCAGCTGCCCCGGGTCACGCAGACGCTGCTGAGCACCGTGGAAGCTGAACTCACGGCGGTGCAGACCCTCCTAACCCAGGGCATGGACCGCCTGTCCCGCCACTTGCGTGGGAGCCCCTCCAGCACCCGGCTGCGGAAGGAG GTTTACTCATTTGGGGAGATGCCATGGGACCCAGAGCTGATGCAGACCTGCTACCGAGAGGCGGAGAGGAGCCGGGGGCGCCTGGGGCAGCTGGCAGAACCATTTGGCTTCTTTGGAACACAGAGCCTGGTGTTTGGGGCCCAGGATCTCGCACAGCAG CTCATGGCTGACGCCGTGGCCACCTTCCTGCAGCTGGCTGACCAATGTCTGACCACGGCTCTGGACTGTGACCAGGCTGCCCAGCAGCTGGAGAAAGTCAGGGGGCGCGTGCTGAAG TTGCCGTGTGTGTCATGCAGAAATTCCAGTCGGATAGTGGCTCAGCGCAGAGGCGGTTCATCCATGGCTGGCTGCTCTGCATCTTCTTGCCCTTCGTGTTGA
- the NIBAN3 gene encoding protein Niban 3 isoform X2: protein MDWQSRNRRETAHESTAQQWLPTRSHYPSTDPRGPGCQSTSVFPAWCWAWLDPLGIQSHPARGGCLLHFQGSPGHSSRMGGRPSSPLDKRQQQHLRGQVDTLLRNFLPCYRGQLAASVLWQISRELGPQEPAGCQLLHSKKLPRVREHRGPLTQLQGHPPQWQPIFCVLRGDGRLEWFKHREEYENGDRPLGSVVLTGYTVLTSQSEYLHLLDTLCPEPSGHHTQEEPEPLLEMPVSFPLFLQHPFCRHLCFSAATAEVQHAWRLALQGGIRLRGTVLQRSQAPAARAFLDAVRLYRQQQGHFGDDDVTLGSDAEVLTALLMRELLPALRAQTLPRLRGAGRARAWAWAKQLDAVHAAVLAGASTGLRAFQPEKEELLAALEKTLRPDVDQMLKLRERVLGRLQANVQGPLESCLRRKVDAQLPRVTQTLLSTVEAELTAVQTLLTQGMDRLSRHLRGSPSSTRLRKEVYSFGEMPWDPELMQTCYREAERSRGRLGQLAEPFGFFGTQSLVFGAQDLAQQLMADAVATFLQLADQCLTTALDCDQAAQQLEKVRGRVLKKFQSDSGSAQRRFIHGWLLCIFLPFVLRQLELSCKAGLGWMALLGLHEALCFSHDNAVSAELAWGPMHHISAGDTGFREGRRKRGSVCVCMVRVLSG from the exons ATGGACTGGCAAAGCAGGAACCGAAGGGAAACAGCCCACGAGTCCACGGCACAGCAGTGGCTCCCCACCCGCTCCCACTACCCCAGCACTGACCCCAGGGGCCCGGGGTGTCAGTCCACTTCTGTCTTCCCAGCCTGGTGCTGGGCCTGGCTGGATCCTCTTGGGATCCAGAGTCACCCGGCAAGGG gggggtgtTTGCTTCACTTTCAGGGGAGCCCAGGACACAGTAGCAGGATGGGTGGGCGGCCCTCGAGCCCCTTGGACAAGCGACAGCAGCAGCACCTGAGGG GCCAGGTAGACACCTTGCTGAGGAACTTCCTGCCCTGCTACCGCGGGCAGCTGGCAGCCTCGGTCCTGTGGCAGATCTCCCGAGAGCTGGGCCCCCAGGAGCCAGCCGGATGCcagctgctgcacagcaaa AAGCTGCCCCGAGTCCGGGAGCACCGAGGGCCCCTGACCCAGCTGCAGGGCCACCCACCTCAGTGGCAGCCAATCTTCTGTGTCCTGCGCGGGGACGGCCGTCTGGAGTGGTTCAAGCACAGGGAG GAATATGAAAATGGGGACCGTCCCCTGGGCTCCGTGGTCCTGACAGGGTACACAGTCCTGACTTCCCAGAGTGAATATCTCCATCTGTTGGACACTCTCTGCCCAGAACCCTCAG GACACCATACACAGGAAGAGCCTGAGCCCCTCTTGGAAATGCCTGTTAGTTTCCCCCTGTTCCTGCAGCACCCCTTCTGCCGGCACCTCTGTTTCTCTGCAGCCACAGCGGAGGTGCAGCATGCCTGGAGGCTAGCCCTGCAGGGCGGCATCCGGCTTCGAGGCACAG TCCTGCAGCGAAGTCAAGCCCCAGCCGCCCGTGCTTTCCTGGACGCCGTACGGCTCTACCGGCAGCAGCAAGGCCACTTTGGCGACGACGACGTGACCCTAGGCTCGGACGCTGAG GTGCTGACTGCGTTACTGATGCGGGAGCTGCTGCCTGCGCTGAGAGCCCAGACACTGCCCCGCCTGCGGGGGGCCGGCCGCGCtcgggcctgggcctgggccaaG CAACTGGACGCCGTCCACGCTGCAGTCCTGGCCGGGGCCTCCACTGGGCTCCGCGCCTTCCAGCCCGAAAAGGAGGAGCTGCTCGCCGCCCTGGAGAAGACTCTCCGCCCAGACGTAGATCAGATGCTGAAGTTGCGGGAGCGCGTGTTAGGGAGGCTGCAGG CCAACGTCCAGGGTCCCCTCGAGTCGTGCCTGCGCAGGAAGGTGGATGCGCAGCTGCCCCGGGTCACGCAGACGCTGCTGAGCACCGTGGAAGCTGAACTCACGGCGGTGCAGACCCTCCTAACCCAGGGCATGGACCGCCTGTCCCGCCACTTGCGTGGGAGCCCCTCCAGCACCCGGCTGCGGAAGGAG GTTTACTCATTTGGGGAGATGCCATGGGACCCAGAGCTGATGCAGACCTGCTACCGAGAGGCGGAGAGGAGCCGGGGGCGCCTGGGGCAGCTGGCAGAACCATTTGGCTTCTTTGGAACACAGAGCCTGGTGTTTGGGGCCCAGGATCTCGCACAGCAG CTCATGGCTGACGCCGTGGCCACCTTCCTGCAGCTGGCTGACCAATGTCTGACCACGGCTCTGGACTGTGACCAGGCTGCCCAGCAGCTGGAGAAAGTCAGGGGGCGCGTGCTGAAG AAATTCCAGTCGGATAGTGGCTCAGCGCAGAGGCGGTTCATCCATGGCTGGCTGCTCTGCATCTTCTTGCCCTTCGTGTTGAGACAGCTGGAGCTGAGCTGCAAAGCG GGGCTGGGTTGGATGGCTCTTCTGGGCCTTCATGAGGCCCTCTGCTTCTCCCATGACAATGCTGTGTCTGCAGAGCTGGCGTGGGGTCCCATGCATCACATATCAGCAGGTGATACAGGCttcagagaagggaggaggaagagggggagtgtatgtgtgtgtatggtgagGGTGCTGAGTGGTTAG
- the NIBAN3 gene encoding protein Niban 3 isoform X1 → MDWQSRNRRETAHESTAQQWLPTRSHYPSTDPRGPGCQSTSVFPAWCWAWLDPLGIQSHPARGGCLLHFQGSPGHSSRMGGRPSSPLDKRQQQHLRGQVDTLLRNFLPCYRGQLAASVLWQISRELGPQEPAGCQLLHSKKLPRVREHRGPLTQLQGHPPQWQPIFCVLRGDGRLEWFKHREEYENGDRPLGSVVLTGYTVLTSQSEYLHLLDTLCPEPSGHHTQEEPEPLLEMPVSFPLFLQHPFCRHLCFSAATAEVQHAWRLALQGGIRLRGTVLQRSQAPAARAFLDAVRLYRQQQGHFGDDDVTLGSDAEVLTALLMRELLPALRAQTLPRLRGAGRARAWAWAKQLDAVHAAVLAGASTGLRAFQPEKEELLAALEKTLRPDVDQMLKLRERVLGRLQANVQGPLESCLRRKVDAQLPRVTQTLLSTVEAELTAVQTLLTQGMDRLSRHLRGSPSSTRLRKEVYSFGEMPWDPELMQTCYREAERSRGRLGQLAEPFGFFGTQSLVFGAQDLAQQLMADAVATFLQLADQCLTTALDCDQAAQQLEKVRGRVLKKFQSDSGSAQRRFIHGWLLCIFLPFVLRQLELSCKAELSEFEGDVLAVGSPALTIEGIYEDVIRGALLQRINRELKKALGASNMSCTLDGCSELPWDQGETDVETEAQRGTCSRQPGSSTEV, encoded by the exons ATGGACTGGCAAAGCAGGAACCGAAGGGAAACAGCCCACGAGTCCACGGCACAGCAGTGGCTCCCCACCCGCTCCCACTACCCCAGCACTGACCCCAGGGGCCCGGGGTGTCAGTCCACTTCTGTCTTCCCAGCCTGGTGCTGGGCCTGGCTGGATCCTCTTGGGATCCAGAGTCACCCGGCAAGGG gggggtgtTTGCTTCACTTTCAGGGGAGCCCAGGACACAGTAGCAGGATGGGTGGGCGGCCCTCGAGCCCCTTGGACAAGCGACAGCAGCAGCACCTGAGGG GCCAGGTAGACACCTTGCTGAGGAACTTCCTGCCCTGCTACCGCGGGCAGCTGGCAGCCTCGGTCCTGTGGCAGATCTCCCGAGAGCTGGGCCCCCAGGAGCCAGCCGGATGCcagctgctgcacagcaaa AAGCTGCCCCGAGTCCGGGAGCACCGAGGGCCCCTGACCCAGCTGCAGGGCCACCCACCTCAGTGGCAGCCAATCTTCTGTGTCCTGCGCGGGGACGGCCGTCTGGAGTGGTTCAAGCACAGGGAG GAATATGAAAATGGGGACCGTCCCCTGGGCTCCGTGGTCCTGACAGGGTACACAGTCCTGACTTCCCAGAGTGAATATCTCCATCTGTTGGACACTCTCTGCCCAGAACCCTCAG GACACCATACACAGGAAGAGCCTGAGCCCCTCTTGGAAATGCCTGTTAGTTTCCCCCTGTTCCTGCAGCACCCCTTCTGCCGGCACCTCTGTTTCTCTGCAGCCACAGCGGAGGTGCAGCATGCCTGGAGGCTAGCCCTGCAGGGCGGCATCCGGCTTCGAGGCACAG TCCTGCAGCGAAGTCAAGCCCCAGCCGCCCGTGCTTTCCTGGACGCCGTACGGCTCTACCGGCAGCAGCAAGGCCACTTTGGCGACGACGACGTGACCCTAGGCTCGGACGCTGAG GTGCTGACTGCGTTACTGATGCGGGAGCTGCTGCCTGCGCTGAGAGCCCAGACACTGCCCCGCCTGCGGGGGGCCGGCCGCGCtcgggcctgggcctgggccaaG CAACTGGACGCCGTCCACGCTGCAGTCCTGGCCGGGGCCTCCACTGGGCTCCGCGCCTTCCAGCCCGAAAAGGAGGAGCTGCTCGCCGCCCTGGAGAAGACTCTCCGCCCAGACGTAGATCAGATGCTGAAGTTGCGGGAGCGCGTGTTAGGGAGGCTGCAGG CCAACGTCCAGGGTCCCCTCGAGTCGTGCCTGCGCAGGAAGGTGGATGCGCAGCTGCCCCGGGTCACGCAGACGCTGCTGAGCACCGTGGAAGCTGAACTCACGGCGGTGCAGACCCTCCTAACCCAGGGCATGGACCGCCTGTCCCGCCACTTGCGTGGGAGCCCCTCCAGCACCCGGCTGCGGAAGGAG GTTTACTCATTTGGGGAGATGCCATGGGACCCAGAGCTGATGCAGACCTGCTACCGAGAGGCGGAGAGGAGCCGGGGGCGCCTGGGGCAGCTGGCAGAACCATTTGGCTTCTTTGGAACACAGAGCCTGGTGTTTGGGGCCCAGGATCTCGCACAGCAG CTCATGGCTGACGCCGTGGCCACCTTCCTGCAGCTGGCTGACCAATGTCTGACCACGGCTCTGGACTGTGACCAGGCTGCCCAGCAGCTGGAGAAAGTCAGGGGGCGCGTGCTGAAG AAATTCCAGTCGGATAGTGGCTCAGCGCAGAGGCGGTTCATCCATGGCTGGCTGCTCTGCATCTTCTTGCCCTTCGTGTTGAGACAGCTGGAGCTGAGCTGCAAAGCG GAGCTGTCTGAGTTCGAAGGGGACGTCCTTGCTGTGGGCAGCCCTGCTCTGACCATTGAGGGTATTTATGAGGATGTCATCCGGGGGGCCCTGCTGCAGAGGATCAATCGAG aattgaaaaaagCCCTCGGTGCCAGCAACATGTCCTGCACTCTGGATGGCTGCTCGGAGCTTCCATGGGACCAAGGAGAAACAG